The following are encoded together in the Neospora caninum Liverpool complete genome, chromosome IV genome:
- a CDS encoding protein kinase domain containing protein, related, which translates to MPVYKKVRLIGSGSFGRAYLVRDKDDAQKLYVMKLIDISQMDGKTREDTFNEAKVLSTLKPHPFIVRYHQSYIYEDHLCIIMDFAAGGDIAARIKEQKKTGQRFDENLIKRWIAQASLGLNYLHSMHILHRDLKPQNLFLTANDDLQIGDFGIAKMLGSPAACAQTTIGTPYYLSPEICKGQSYSLPSDIWSLGCILYELASLTVPFHANDLKGLVDAISKLPEEIDKIKAKRRNSASVGVLPFSAVRSSSAVEA; encoded by the exons ATGCCAGTCTACAAAAAAGTTCGCCTCATCGGTTCAGGGTCTTTCGGCCGAGCGTATCTCGTTCGAGACAAGGACGACGCACAGAAACT ATACGTCATGAAGCTGATCGACATCTCACAAATGGATGGCAAGACTAGAGAAGACACCTTCAATGAAGCAAAG GTCCTCTCGACGCTCAAGCCTCATCCTTTCATCGTGCGATACCACCAGAGTTACATCTATGAAGACCACTTGTGCATCATTATGGACTTCGCTGCTG GTGGAGACATTGCAGCTCGGATtaaagagcagaagaaaaccggCCAGAGATTCGACGAGAACCTGATTAAACGATGGATCGCCCAGGCTTCTCTCGGCCTAAACTATTTACACAGCATGCATATTCTCCATCGAG ACTTGAAGCCACAGAATCTCTTTTTGACGGCAAACGATGACCTGCAGATCGGAGATTTTGGAATCGCCAAGATGCTCGGGTCtccggctgcatgcgcacaaaCAACAATCGGCACGCCCTATTACCTGAGTCCAGAAATCTGCAAA GGGCAGAGCTACTCGCTTCCATCAGACATTTGGTCCCTCGGATGCATTCTCTACGAACTC GCTTCCTTGACCGTTCCCTTCCATGCGAATGATTTGAAGGGTTTGGTAGACGCCATCTCCAAGCTCCCT GAGGAAATTGATAAAATcaaagcaaagagaagaaattCCGCCAGCGTTGGTGTGCTCCCCTTTTCCGCCGTCCGGTCGTCTTCCGCTGTAGAGGCTTGA